One window of Nitrospirota bacterium genomic DNA carries:
- a CDS encoding IS3 family transposase produces TRAEARADIFDYIERWHNPRQRRRLDQQQQGEQLLTQPSVEMG; encoded by the coding sequence AAACGAGAGCCGAGGCGAGAGCGGATATCTTTGATTACATCGAGCGCTGGCACAATCCCCGGCAGCGGCGGAGACTCGATCAACAGCAACAGGGGGAGCAACTCTTAACTCAACCGTCCGTGGAAATGGGGTAG